Proteins encoded together in one Polaribacter reichenbachii window:
- a CDS encoding Lrp/AsnC family transcriptional regulator — protein MMDSTDKKLINLLQNDSKQTTKQLSLQLNLSVTAVYERVKKLEKEKVIDKYVAIINKNKIEKSFLVFCHVKLIQHSRAYVTTFEREISKLEEVSECFHVSGDYDYILKIYIKDMDTYRNFMVTKLTAIKHIGSTHSTFTIKEVKNTTSINL, from the coding sequence ATGATGGATTCTACTGACAAAAAACTTATCAATTTATTACAGAATGATAGTAAACAGACTACAAAGCAACTTTCTTTACAATTAAACCTATCTGTTACTGCTGTTTATGAGCGTGTAAAGAAACTAGAAAAAGAAAAGGTAATTGATAAATATGTGGCTATCATCAATAAAAATAAGATTGAAAAGTCTTTTTTAGTTTTTTGCCATGTAAAATTAATACAGCATTCTAGAGCATATGTAACCACTTTTGAGCGTGAAATATCTAAGTTAGAAGAGGTTTCAGAATGTTTTCATGTAAGTGGAGATTATGATTATATTTTAAAAATATATATAAAAGATATGGATACTTACAGAAATTTTATGGTTACTAAATTAACGGCCATAAAACACATTGGAAGTACCCATAGCACCTTTACGATTAAAGAAGTAAAAAACACAACCTCAATTAATCTATAA
- a CDS encoding pyridoxal phosphate-dependent aminotransferase, with product MIQPAKRLDTVQEYYFSKKLREVRGLAAAGKPIINMGIGSPDLQPPTKVLEAISNSLGDASAHKYQSYQGLPELRNAISGFYKNKFSVDTNTENEILPLMGSKEGIMHISMAFLNEGDKVLIPNPGYPTYTSVTKLVGAEPLFYNLSDATNWQPNFDALESLELSNVKIMWVNYPHMPTGTDATLTTFEKLIAFGKKHNILIINDNPYSFILNDNPISILQVQGAKDIALELNSLSKTFNMAGWRVGMLLGNATYINEVLKVKSNMDSGMFYGIQKGAIEALQLSDDWFSDQNKIYEERRKLIWQLADKLNATYSKNATGLFVWAKIPEGKKSEEVTDSVLYDNDIFITPGTIFGSQGEGYIRFSLCVTTDVIKEAINRFSALGN from the coding sequence ATGATACAACCTGCCAAAAGATTAGATACAGTGCAAGAATACTATTTCTCTAAAAAATTAAGAGAAGTAAGAGGCTTAGCAGCAGCAGGAAAACCAATTATCAATATGGGAATTGGTTCGCCAGATTTACAACCACCAACTAAAGTTTTAGAAGCAATTTCTAATAGTTTGGGTGATGCAAGTGCGCATAAATATCAATCCTATCAAGGTTTACCAGAATTAAGAAATGCAATTTCAGGTTTTTATAAAAACAAGTTTTCTGTAGATACAAATACAGAGAATGAGATTTTGCCATTAATGGGAAGTAAAGAAGGAATTATGCATATTTCTATGGCTTTTTTAAATGAAGGCGATAAAGTTTTAATTCCAAATCCAGGTTATCCAACGTATACATCAGTAACAAAATTAGTAGGTGCAGAACCGTTGTTTTATAATTTAAGCGATGCTACAAATTGGCAACCAAATTTTGATGCATTAGAAAGTTTAGAATTAAGTAATGTAAAAATAATGTGGGTAAATTATCCACATATGCCAACAGGTACAGATGCAACTTTAACAACATTCGAGAAATTAATAGCATTTGGTAAAAAGCACAATATCTTAATTATCAACGATAATCCTTATAGTTTTATTTTAAATGATAATCCTATCAGTATTTTACAAGTACAAGGTGCAAAAGACATTGCTTTAGAGTTAAATTCATTAAGCAAAACCTTTAATATGGCTGGCTGGAGAGTTGGTATGTTATTAGGAAATGCAACTTACATTAATGAGGTGTTAAAAGTAAAATCGAATATGGATTCTGGTATGTTTTATGGTATACAAAAAGGTGCCATAGAAGCATTACAATTATCAGATGATTGGTTTTCTGATCAAAATAAAATTTACGAAGAACGCAGAAAATTAATTTGGCAATTGGCAGATAAATTAAATGCAACTTATAGTAAAAATGCAACAGGTTTATTTGTTTGGGCAAAAATACCTGAAGGTAAAAAATCCGAAGAAGTTACAGATTCAGTTTTATATGATAATGATATATTTATTACTCCAGGTACTATTTTCGGTTCTCAAGGTGAAGGATATATCAGGTTTTCATTATGTGTAACCACAGATGTTATTAAAGAGGCTATAAATAGGTTTTCTGCTCTTGGCAATTAG
- a CDS encoding bifunctional 3-deoxy-7-phosphoheptulonate synthase/chorismate mutase type II → MKNTKELRTWLDDMKLDHPLVIAGPCSAETEEQVLKIAHELKDSDVNYYRAGIWKPRTRPGNFEGVGALGLGWLKKVKEETGMKTCTEVANAAHCKLAIENDVDLLWIGARSTVSPFIMQEIADALQGTDKIVLVKNPVNPDLALWLGGIERLYTAGIKNLGAIHRGFSTYDKSKYRNNPNWQLAIEFQNKFPDLPLICDPSHITGNREMIQDVSQVALDLNFDGLMIETHWDPENAWSDAAQQVTPTKLKSIMEELKIKKTTETATSYREPLESLRAQINVVDDQLIELLGKRMDVADQIGALKKDQNVAVLQSRRWNEILGNMVLEGTSKGLSEEFVLKMFKAIHQESINHQEKIING, encoded by the coding sequence ATGAAGAATACAAAAGAATTAAGAACATGGTTGGATGATATGAAATTAGATCATCCACTAGTAATAGCAGGGCCTTGTAGTGCAGAAACCGAAGAACAGGTTTTAAAAATTGCACACGAATTAAAAGATTCTGATGTAAATTATTATAGAGCAGGTATTTGGAAACCAAGAACAAGACCAGGGAATTTTGAAGGTGTTGGTGCTTTAGGTTTAGGCTGGTTAAAGAAAGTAAAAGAAGAAACAGGTATGAAAACCTGTACAGAAGTTGCAAATGCAGCACACTGTAAATTAGCAATCGAGAACGATGTAGATTTACTTTGGATTGGTGCTCGTTCTACAGTATCTCCATTTATCATGCAAGAAATTGCAGACGCTTTACAGGGTACAGACAAAATTGTATTAGTTAAAAACCCAGTAAACCCAGATTTAGCTTTATGGTTAGGTGGTATTGAAAGATTATATACTGCAGGAATCAAAAATTTAGGAGCAATTCACAGAGGGTTTTCAACTTACGATAAGTCTAAATACAGAAACAATCCAAACTGGCAATTAGCTATCGAATTCCAAAATAAATTTCCAGATTTACCATTAATTTGCGATCCATCACATATTACAGGTAACAGAGAAATGATTCAAGATGTATCTCAAGTAGCTTTAGATTTAAACTTCGATGGCTTAATGATCGAAACACACTGGGATCCAGAAAATGCTTGGTCTGATGCAGCACAACAAGTAACTCCAACAAAATTGAAATCAATTATGGAAGAGTTAAAAATCAAGAAAACAACTGAAACTGCAACAAGTTACAGAGAACCTTTAGAAAGTTTAAGAGCTCAAATTAATGTGGTAGACGATCAATTAATTGAGTTATTAGGTAAAAGAATGGATGTTGCAGATCAAATAGGTGCTTTAAAGAAAGACCAAAATGTAGCTGTTTTACAATCAAGACGTTGGAACGAAATTCTTGGAAACATGGTTTTAGAAGGTACAAGCAAAGGTTTAAGCGAAGAGTTTGTTTTAAAAATGTTTAAAGCAATTCACCAAGAATCTATCAATCATCAAGAAAAAATAATTAACGGATAA
- a CDS encoding YceI family protein: MKKIVLSLVVVASVLTACKSEKKEKVATEEAKEVVVNVSELNNVDTEASVLTWKGTKPGGAHDGTVALKSGGLLLEDGALKGGEFVVDLTTITNSDMKGSGGAAKLEGHLKNADFFDVEVYSTSTFVITNVEPKEGKLHVTGNLQIKDVTKSITIPATVTTEGGVTTFKSETFNVNRADFNVKYGSKSFFDNLKDKFIDDMMELSFEVKTKA; the protein is encoded by the coding sequence ATGAAAAAAATAGTTTTATCATTAGTAGTTGTAGCATCAGTTTTAACTGCATGTAAAAGCGAGAAAAAAGAAAAAGTAGCTACAGAAGAAGCAAAAGAAGTTGTAGTAAATGTTTCTGAATTAAATAATGTAGATACTGAAGCATCTGTATTAACTTGGAAAGGAACAAAACCAGGTGGAGCTCATGATGGAACTGTAGCTTTAAAAAGCGGAGGTTTATTATTAGAAGATGGAGCTTTAAAAGGAGGTGAATTTGTAGTAGATTTAACTACAATTACAAACTCAGATATGAAAGGTAGCGGAGGTGCTGCAAAGCTAGAAGGACATTTAAAAAATGCAGATTTCTTTGATGTTGAGGTTTACTCAACTTCTACATTTGTAATTACTAACGTAGAACCTAAAGAAGGTAAATTACACGTAACAGGTAACTTACAAATTAAAGATGTAACTAAGAGTATTACAATACCTGCAACTGTTACTACAGAAGGTGGTGTAACCACTTTTAAAAGTGAAACGTTTAATGTTAACAGAGCAGATTTTAATGTAAAATATGGTTCTAAATCTTTCTTCGATAATTTAAAAGACAAATTTATTGATGATATGATGGAGTTATCTTTTGAAGTTAAAACGAAAGCATAA
- a CDS encoding DUF3857 domain-containing protein — protein MKKSILLVLVVFLQLSTVAQDYKFGKVSKAELEEEFYPLDSTADAAYLYRNQFTHYEYDPSNDRFNVVKEVHNRIKIYSEEGFEKATDMFYYYSPKSGENEKFSYLRAYTFNLENGKVTKDKLSKKSIFNERRNERWAVRKITLPNIKVGSVLDIEYKISSPYYGKIDDLEFQFDIPVKKLEYNIEIPEFYKFNQLAKGYLSIRPKVSQKSNSFSYTTKYRNVGGLNTSAGTTFDNTKINYLSNILEFSETDIPALKDDEPYVSYINNYRGGLKFELKEIDFFKLGGTSKSFSTDWKSVSKAIFKSESFGEELEKTNYYKNDVQQLLANTATDFDKIAAVFQFVKTKIKWNGSYGKYTQKGVKKAYKENTGNVAEINLMLTSMLRFAGLDANPVLVSSRNNGIPLFPTLDGFNYVVSAVTFSDGNYVLLDATELYSLPNILPVRALNWNGRMVRNDGSSSWVKLSSGKPASKENIMMLKITDDLMVEGMIRTKFENINALNFRADYNHIKEESLRTKYEEENNIEIDDFNLKNKQDLNKPVLRTVKFISEDLIEEIGNKIYIEPSLFLTTRTNPFKLEERKFPVDFNTARKVLNRVSMDIPEGYVVEKIPEPMAMVLPDNLGTFKYKVTQIGNKLKTFSVLEFKKPIIPAQYYVSLKDFYGKLVQKQTEKIVLVKQ, from the coding sequence ATGAAAAAGAGCATTTTATTAGTATTAGTAGTTTTTTTACAATTATCAACAGTAGCCCAAGATTATAAATTTGGTAAAGTATCTAAGGCAGAATTAGAAGAGGAATTTTACCCTTTAGATTCTACTGCAGATGCAGCGTATTTGTACAGAAATCAATTTACACATTATGAATACGACCCTTCTAACGATAGGTTTAATGTTGTAAAAGAAGTACATAATAGAATAAAAATTTACAGTGAAGAAGGGTTTGAAAAAGCTACAGATATGTTTTATTATTATTCACCTAAAAGCGGAGAGAATGAAAAATTCTCCTATTTAAGAGCTTATACTTTTAACTTAGAGAATGGTAAAGTAACAAAAGATAAATTATCAAAAAAAAGTATTTTTAATGAAAGGAGAAATGAACGTTGGGCAGTTAGAAAAATTACTTTACCTAATATAAAAGTAGGATCTGTTTTAGATATTGAGTATAAAATATCATCACCATATTATGGTAAAATAGACGATTTAGAATTTCAATTTGATATACCAGTAAAAAAACTAGAATACAATATTGAAATACCAGAGTTTTACAAGTTTAATCAATTGGCTAAAGGGTATTTAAGTATTAGGCCTAAAGTTTCTCAAAAAAGTAATTCTTTTAGTTATACCACTAAGTATAGAAATGTTGGAGGTTTGAATACTTCAGCAGGTACAACTTTTGATAATACTAAAATAAATTATTTAAGTAATATTCTAGAATTTTCAGAAACAGATATTCCTGCATTAAAAGATGATGAACCTTATGTTTCTTACATCAATAATTATAGAGGTGGATTGAAATTTGAACTAAAAGAAATAGATTTTTTTAAATTAGGAGGTACCAGTAAATCCTTTTCAACTGATTGGAAAAGTGTAAGTAAGGCTATATTTAAGTCAGAATCTTTTGGAGAAGAGTTAGAGAAAACAAATTATTATAAAAATGATGTACAACAACTTTTAGCAAATACAGCTACAGATTTTGATAAAATTGCTGCTGTTTTTCAATTTGTAAAAACAAAAATTAAATGGAATGGAAGTTATGGTAAATATACCCAAAAAGGTGTAAAAAAGGCATATAAAGAAAATACTGGTAATGTAGCAGAAATTAATTTAATGCTAACTTCTATGTTGCGTTTTGCAGGGTTAGATGCAAACCCTGTTTTAGTTAGCTCTAGAAATAATGGTATTCCACTTTTCCCTACTTTAGATGGTTTTAATTATGTAGTTTCTGCAGTAACTTTTAGCGATGGTAATTATGTGTTGTTAGATGCTACAGAACTTTATAGTTTACCAAATATTTTACCAGTTAGAGCTTTAAATTGGAATGGTAGAATGGTTAGAAATGATGGTAGTTCTTCTTGGGTAAAATTAAGTTCAGGCAAACCAGCATCTAAAGAGAATATTATGATGTTAAAAATAACGGATGATTTAATGGTTGAAGGTATGATTAGAACAAAGTTTGAAAATATAAATGCACTAAATTTTAGGGCTGATTATAACCATATTAAAGAAGAAAGTTTAAGAACTAAATATGAAGAAGAAAATAATATTGAGATAGATGATTTTAATTTAAAGAATAAGCAAGATTTAAATAAACCTGTTTTAAGAACTGTAAAATTTATTAGCGAAGATTTAATTGAAGAAATTGGTAATAAAATCTATATTGAGCCTTCTTTATTTTTAACAACACGTACAAACCCTTTTAAGTTAGAAGAACGTAAATTTCCTGTAGATTTTAACACAGCAAGGAAGGTATTAAATAGAGTCTCTATGGATATTCCTGAAGGATATGTTGTGGAAAAAATACCAGAACCAATGGCAATGGTTTTACCAGATAATTTAGGTACGTTTAAATATAAAGTAACTCAAATAGGAAATAAATTAAAAACATTTTCGGTTTTAGAATTCAAGAAACCTATTATTCCTGCTCAATATTATGTTTCATTAAAAGATTTTTACGGTAAATTAGTGCAAAAGCAAACAGAAAAAATAGTTTTAGTAAAACAGTAG
- a CDS encoding prephenate dehydratase — MNKTIAIQGAEGSNHHKVARDFYGTEIELKECMSFDILVDSLLDKSADLGVMALENTIAGSIIPNYALIDKYNLHITDEEYLSIHHHLMALKGQNIEDIKEVWSHPMALLQCKDFFKKHPHIKLVEDVDTAEVAKRISKENLVGIAAIAPKIAAEIFDLDVLEDEIQTIKDNSTRFVIVQTNAPNNGIDQINKASLKFQLNHKRGSLAAILNVLSDCKMNLTKIQSLPVIESPWKYSFFVDITFDDYKDYQKAEAILEIMAEEFKILGTYKNGRLKPNSELDSESK, encoded by the coding sequence TTGAACAAAACAATCGCAATACAAGGAGCAGAAGGCTCAAACCACCATAAAGTTGCACGCGACTTTTACGGAACCGAAATTGAATTAAAAGAATGTATGTCTTTTGATATTTTGGTAGATAGTTTGTTAGATAAATCTGCAGATTTAGGTGTAATGGCTTTAGAGAATACTATTGCAGGTTCAATAATACCTAATTATGCTTTAATTGATAAGTATAATTTACACATTACAGATGAAGAATATTTAAGCATTCATCATCATTTAATGGCTTTAAAAGGGCAAAATATAGAAGACATTAAAGAAGTTTGGTCGCATCCAATGGCATTGTTACAGTGTAAAGATTTCTTTAAAAAGCATCCACATATTAAGTTGGTAGAAGATGTAGATACTGCAGAAGTTGCCAAAAGAATATCCAAAGAAAATTTAGTCGGTATTGCTGCAATTGCACCAAAAATAGCCGCAGAAATTTTTGATTTAGATGTTTTGGAGGATGAAATTCAGACTATAAAAGACAATTCAACAAGATTTGTAATTGTACAGACCAATGCACCCAATAATGGCATTGATCAAATTAATAAAGCATCATTAAAGTTTCAATTAAATCATAAAAGAGGAAGTTTAGCAGCCATTTTAAATGTGTTAAGCGATTGCAAAATGAACTTGACAAAAATTCAGTCTTTACCAGTAATAGAATCTCCTTGGAAATATTCATTTTTTGTTGATATTACTTTTGATGATTATAAAGATTACCAAAAAGCAGAAGCTATTTTAGAAATAATGGCAGAAGAATTTAAGATATTAGGAACGTATAAAAACGGTAGACTTAAGCCAAATTCTGAACTTGATTCAGAATCAAAATAA
- a CDS encoding prephenate dehydrogenase translates to MKNIYMIGIGLIGGSFAIDIKNHNPEAVIHGISRKDETLNKALELNLIDKKATLDDLVNADLVIVSIPVDATVKLLPTILDKISDNGLVVDAGSTKEAICKVVEHHPKRRNFLAAHPIAGTENSGPSAAISGLYKGKTNIICEVEKTTFKLQEKALDLFRAIGMRIRYMDPVSHDKHIAYVSHLSHISAFMLGKTVINKEKNERDIFDMAGSGFRSTVRLAKSSPAMWTPIFEQNKENVIETLEEYINNLQNFKELMQQDNFSEIFNEMENTNYIKQILNGIK, encoded by the coding sequence ATGAAAAATATATACATGATTGGTATTGGTTTAATTGGGGGTAGTTTTGCCATCGATATTAAAAACCACAATCCAGAAGCAGTAATTCACGGAATCAGTAGAAAAGACGAAACCCTAAATAAAGCTTTAGAATTAAATTTAATTGATAAAAAAGCAACCTTAGATGATTTAGTAAATGCAGACTTGGTAATTGTATCAATTCCTGTAGATGCAACCGTAAAATTACTACCAACAATTTTAGATAAAATATCCGATAATGGTTTGGTGGTAGATGCAGGTTCAACAAAAGAAGCAATTTGTAAAGTGGTTGAACATCATCCAAAAAGACGTAATTTTTTAGCAGCACATCCAATAGCAGGTACAGAAAACTCTGGGCCATCAGCAGCCATTTCTGGCTTATATAAAGGGAAAACGAACATTATTTGCGAAGTAGAAAAAACAACTTTTAAACTTCAAGAAAAAGCTTTAGACCTTTTTAGAGCCATTGGAATGCGTATTAGATATATGGACCCTGTTTCGCATGACAAGCATATTGCGTATGTTTCGCACTTATCTCACATCAGTGCATTTATGTTAGGTAAAACAGTTATTAATAAAGAAAAAAACGAACGCGATATTTTTGATATGGCAGGTTCAGGATTTAGATCTACAGTACGTTTGGCAAAAAGTTCGCCAGCAATGTGGACCCCAATTTTTGAACAAAACAAAGAAAACGTAATAGAAACATTAGAAGAGTACATCAATAATTTACAAAATTTTAAAGAGTTGATGCAGCAAGATAATTTCTCCGAAATTTTTAACGAAATGGAGAACACCAATTATATTAAACAAATCTTAAACGGCATAAAATAA
- the rsgA gene encoding ribosome small subunit-dependent GTPase A: MTGIVYKSTGSWYQIKSEEGTFYQCRIKGKFRIKGIKSTNPIAVGDKVVFDLEKKGDEETGVIKKILDRENFIVRKSVNLSKQTHIIAANLDLVFLMITINNPPTFTAFVDRFLVTTRAYRIDTVLIFNKIDAYKIEERAEILYLKDIYEAIGYTCLEVSATQNKNVDKVKELMTGKTSMFVGHSGVGKTTLVNAIEPNLNLKTQEISNQHQQGQHTTTFAEMFDLSFDARIIDTPGIKGFGVVDMDKYELGDYFPEFFELKQYCKFNDCLHLKEPQCAVKAALEDEEISWSRYRSYLQILEGEEETEHYRTDIWNEEED; encoded by the coding sequence ATGACAGGAATTGTATACAAATCTACAGGAAGTTGGTACCAAATAAAATCTGAAGAAGGAACTTTTTATCAATGTAGGATAAAAGGAAAATTCAGAATAAAAGGTATTAAAAGTACCAATCCTATTGCTGTTGGCGATAAAGTAGTTTTCGATTTAGAAAAAAAAGGAGATGAAGAAACAGGGGTCATCAAAAAAATCTTAGATAGAGAAAACTTTATAGTACGTAAATCTGTTAACCTGTCTAAGCAAACACATATTATCGCAGCAAATTTAGATTTGGTTTTTTTAATGATTACCATTAATAATCCACCAACATTTACAGCATTTGTAGATCGATTTTTAGTAACCACAAGAGCATATAGAATAGATACTGTTTTAATTTTTAATAAAATAGATGCTTATAAAATAGAAGAAAGAGCAGAAATTTTATATTTAAAAGATATTTACGAAGCTATTGGTTATACTTGTTTAGAAGTTTCAGCAACACAAAACAAAAACGTAGATAAGGTTAAAGAATTAATGACTGGTAAAACTTCTATGTTTGTTGGTCATTCAGGAGTAGGTAAAACAACATTAGTAAATGCTATTGAGCCAAATTTAAATCTAAAGACCCAAGAAATCTCGAATCAGCATCAACAAGGGCAACACACCACAACCTTTGCAGAAATGTTTGATTTAAGTTTCGATGCCAGAATTATAGACACTCCAGGTATTAAAGGCTTTGGAGTTGTAGATATGGATAAATATGAATTGGGCGATTATTTTCCTGAGTTTTTCGAGCTAAAACAATATTGTAAATTCAACGATTGTTTGCATTTAAAAGAACCACAATGTGCAGTAAAAGCAGCCTTAGAAGACGAAGAAATTTCTTGGTCTAGATACAGAAGTTACCTGCAAATTTTAGAAGGCGAAGAAGAAACAGAGCACTACAGAACAGATATTTGGAACGAGGAAGAAGATTAA
- a CDS encoding DUF3857 domain-containing protein — protein MIKHKYPNAFLCLLFLVTFNTFSQFSEFSSLTIPPELKENANAVVRNSTTEITIEEVNRMVVSKRVVVTVLNKLGNSDAGIYESYDDDTKITNLSAIIYDALGSEIKKFKERDFLDVSAVDGGTLYSDARVKYIDYTPISYPYTLVFETEYKTSTTGFIPWWVPVNGYYVSVEKSSYVLKNPNAIPWRIKETNFNDYNVEKNDSETELNYTLLKQTALEYENQSPAYRDILPIAKVALDKFTLKGVYGEATNWQEFGKWMHDSLLAGRDIIDDATKSNLLDLVKDAKTDLEKTKIVYEYMQNKTRYISVQVGIGGWEPIAANQVDQVGYGDCKGLSNYTKALLDVVGVTSYYTVVYAQERRDLDKDFSSIQGNHVILNVPNNGNDIWLECTSQTMPFGFLGDFTDDRNVLVITPEGGVIKRTASYKDDVNLQTIKGEIELSETGDVKANLKRISKGIQYDDKSYFDSYTDEELIKNYKSDVWSYNNNLEVDSFKLNNDKENVVFTEDLGLSIKNFASVNETEYLFRVNIFNRESYIPKRYRKRNLPLKISRGYKDVDEYTIKIPASYKLEYIPENKELSTKFGTYKISFHKIDESTFSYKKEILMKEGVHPKEDYKAYRSFRRSIAKSENLRIALIKK, from the coding sequence ATGATTAAACATAAATACCCCAATGCATTTTTATGCCTATTATTTTTAGTTACTTTTAATACATTTTCACAGTTTAGCGAGTTTTCGTCTTTAACAATTCCTCCAGAATTAAAAGAAAATGCAAATGCTGTTGTTAGAAACAGTACTACAGAAATTACCATAGAAGAGGTAAATAGAATGGTTGTTTCTAAAAGAGTGGTGGTTACTGTGCTAAATAAACTTGGTAATTCAGATGCTGGAATTTACGAAAGTTATGATGATGATACTAAAATAACAAATCTTTCTGCAATTATTTACGATGCTTTAGGTAGCGAAATTAAGAAATTTAAAGAGAGAGATTTTTTAGATGTTAGTGCTGTTGATGGAGGTACTTTATATTCTGATGCACGAGTAAAATACATAGATTATACACCTATTTCTTATCCATATACTTTGGTTTTTGAAACGGAATATAAAACATCTACTACAGGTTTTATTCCTTGGTGGGTTCCTGTAAATGGTTATTATGTATCCGTAGAAAAAAGTAGTTATGTTTTAAAAAATCCGAATGCAATTCCTTGGCGAATTAAAGAAACTAATTTCAATGATTATAATGTTGAAAAAAACGATTCTGAAACAGAACTTAACTACACTTTGTTAAAACAAACAGCTTTAGAATACGAAAATCAAAGTCCTGCTTATAGAGATATTTTACCAATAGCAAAAGTAGCTTTAGACAAGTTTACTTTAAAAGGAGTTTACGGAGAAGCTACAAATTGGCAAGAATTTGGTAAATGGATGCACGATTCACTTTTAGCTGGTAGAGATATTATAGATGATGCCACAAAAAGTAACCTTTTAGATTTGGTGAAAGATGCAAAAACAGATCTTGAAAAAACAAAAATTGTATATGAATATATGCAAAATAAAACCAGATACATTAGTGTACAAGTTGGTATTGGTGGTTGGGAACCTATTGCAGCAAACCAAGTAGATCAAGTTGGTTATGGAGATTGTAAAGGATTATCTAATTACACAAAAGCTTTGTTAGATGTTGTTGGTGTTACATCTTACTATACTGTTGTTTATGCACAAGAAAGAAGAGATTTAGATAAGGATTTTTCATCCATACAAGGAAATCACGTTATTTTAAATGTACCTAATAATGGTAATGATATTTGGTTAGAATGTACCAGTCAAACTATGCCATTTGGCTTTTTAGGAGATTTTACAGATGATAGAAATGTGTTAGTAATTACTCCAGAAGGTGGTGTTATTAAAAGAACAGCTTCTTATAAAGACGATGTTAATCTGCAAACAATTAAAGGAGAAATAGAATTATCTGAAACAGGAGATGTAAAAGCAAATTTAAAAAGAATATCTAAAGGTATTCAGTATGATGATAAATCTTATTTTGATTCATACACTGATGAAGAGTTGATTAAAAACTACAAATCTGATGTTTGGAGCTATAACAATAATTTAGAAGTAGATTCTTTTAAATTAAATAACGATAAAGAAAATGTTGTTTTTACAGAAGATTTAGGGCTTTCTATAAAAAACTTTGCATCAGTAAACGAAACTGAATATTTGTTTCGTGTAAATATTTTTAACAGAGAAAGTTATATCCCCAAAAGATATAGAAAAAGAAATTTGCCTTTAAAAATTAGTAGAGGTTATAAAGATGTAGATGAATATACAATTAAGATTCCTGCATCCTATAAATTAGAATATATCCCAGAAAATAAAGAATTATCAACCAAGTTTGGTACTTATAAAATAAGCTTTCATAAAATAGATGAATCTACTTTTTCTTACAAAAAAGAAATTTTAATGAAAGAAGGAGTACATCCAAAAGAAGATTATAAAGCTTATAGAAGTTTTAGAAGAAGTATTGCAAAATCAGAAAATTTAAGAATAGCACTTATTAAAAAGTAA
- the dtd gene encoding D-aminoacyl-tRNA deacylase: MKVVLQRVSKASVTINQKKVADIKQGILVLLGIVNEDTQEDINWLIRKIINLRIFNDEKGVMNLSLKDINGEIIVVSQFTLQASTKKGNRPSYIKAAKPDVAIPLYENFVTSLQKEIITKVQTGEFGADMKVELLNDGPVTIIIDSKNKD; the protein is encoded by the coding sequence ATGAAAGTAGTTTTACAAAGAGTATCTAAAGCGAGTGTAACAATCAATCAAAAAAAAGTAGCTGATATAAAACAAGGTATATTGGTACTTTTAGGAATTGTAAATGAAGATACTCAAGAAGATATCAATTGGTTAATCAGAAAAATTATCAACTTACGCATTTTTAATGATGAAAAAGGAGTAATGAACTTATCGTTAAAAGACATTAATGGAGAAATAATTGTAGTAAGTCAATTTACCTTACAAGCATCAACCAAAAAAGGAAACAGACCAAGTTATATAAAAGCAGCAAAACCAGATGTTGCAATTCCTTTATATGAAAATTTTGTAACATCACTTCAAAAAGAAATAATAACAAAAGTACAAACAGGAGAGTTTGGTGCAGATATGAAAGTTGAATTATTAAACGATGGTCCTGTTACTATAATCATAGATTCTAAAAATAAAGACTAA